From the Bacteroidota bacterium genome, one window contains:
- a CDS encoding LacI family DNA-binding transcriptional regulator has product MQSENDYKFSGLNEVARKAGVSTATVSRVINNSSSVSDETRIKVLKVIKELKYHPNRVAKRLRNKNASGNLLGVLIPDIQNPFYVEVLRGIEDVAYENKYALITCNFSQDEKKEKLYLDILQSESIDGLIATPTNEHDQKVINLVKEGLPIVCVDRGLSEVDVDVILVENQKGAFAAVDYLAKSGYNRIAYISGLPQLPSSQQREKGYREALTANGINIDKTYIKYGDSSHESGVKLCEELLNLSAPPDALFTGNNLITLGALETIHKKQLNIPQDIAIIGFDDMYWAISLNPPLTAVRQPAYEIGKRAAEQLIQRINDPTRPTVNMILKTELMIRSSC; this is encoded by the coding sequence ATGCAGAGTGAAAACGATTACAAATTTTCAGGTTTAAATGAGGTTGCCCGTAAGGCCGGTGTTTCGACAGCCACGGTATCCAGGGTAATCAACAACAGTTCCAGTGTCAGTGATGAAACAAGGATTAAAGTCCTGAAAGTAATCAAAGAACTGAAGTATCATCCCAACAGGGTAGCCAAAAGGTTGAGAAACAAAAATGCTTCTGGCAATTTATTGGGTGTGTTGATCCCCGATATTCAAAACCCCTTTTATGTAGAAGTATTAAGAGGCATTGAAGATGTGGCTTATGAAAACAAATACGCCCTGATCACCTGCAACTTTTCCCAAGATGAAAAGAAAGAAAAACTTTATCTGGATATCCTTCAGTCGGAATCAATTGACGGGCTTATCGCAACGCCAACCAATGAGCATGACCAGAAAGTAATCAACTTGGTCAAAGAAGGCCTTCCTATAGTCTGTGTAGACCGGGGATTATCAGAAGTAGATGTGGATGTCATTCTGGTGGAGAACCAAAAGGGCGCATTTGCTGCAGTGGATTATTTAGCAAAATCCGGTTACAACCGAATTGCATATATTTCAGGGTTGCCCCAACTTCCATCAAGCCAGCAACGTGAAAAAGGATACAGGGAAGCTCTAACTGCCAATGGCATTAATATAGACAAAACCTATATCAAATACGGGGATTCCAGTCATGAAAGCGGCGTAAAGTTATGCGAAGAACTGCTGAACCTTTCCGCTCCGCCTGATGCGCTTTTCACAGGCAATAACCTGATTACCCTGGGTGCCCTGGAAACCATTCATAAAAAGCAACTAAATATTCCACAGGATATTGCCATCATTGGTTTTGATGACATGTACTGGGCAATTTCCCTGAATCCTCCGTTGACTGCAGTGCGCCAGCCTGCTTATGAAATCGGGAAACGTGCTGCAGAACAGCTCATTCAGAGGATTAATGACCCGACGCGCCCAACGGTAAATATGATCCTTAAAACCGAATTAATGATCCGCAGTTCCTGTTGA
- a CDS encoding iron-containing alcohol dehydrogenase, whose product MNRIKLNNPSSLVFGAGCINQIAEDYKITECKRFFIITIPPVLEQISSLLNDLSSKGIAIKTITTIKGEPSFSDFEQILSAARDFQADSVAGIGGGSVMDVSKLVAALFDGKQQAKSVVGTGLIKGRHIPLICAPTTSGTGSEVSPNAILLDEEQHAKLGIISPWLVPDKVYVDPSLTRGLPPQVTAFTGIDALTHCIEAYTNRFAHPMVDTFALEGIRLISTNLKKAYENGNDLEARSNLSLGSVYGGMCLGPVNTAAVHALAYPLGSDYKIAHGISNALMLTYIMEFNLSSSENRYANIARGAGISNSKSDHEAALESISFFRKLIKDCGMPLKLSEIGIPYGDIKKLAESALLVQRLLKNNPREISLADAESIYQKAY is encoded by the coding sequence ATGAATAGAATCAAATTAAATAATCCGTCAAGCTTAGTTTTCGGAGCCGGTTGCATTAACCAAATAGCTGAGGATTATAAAATTACAGAATGCAAACGTTTTTTCATTATAACCATTCCCCCTGTACTGGAACAAATATCGTCCCTGCTTAATGACTTATCCTCTAAGGGTATTGCTATCAAAACCATTACAACCATTAAGGGTGAACCATCCTTTTCCGATTTTGAACAAATTCTTTCTGCTGCCCGGGATTTCCAAGCAGACAGTGTGGCCGGCATAGGAGGGGGAAGTGTCATGGACGTGTCCAAACTTGTGGCAGCTTTGTTCGACGGAAAACAACAGGCCAAGTCAGTTGTCGGAACCGGCCTGATTAAAGGCCGTCATATTCCACTAATTTGTGCGCCCACAACATCCGGTACGGGAAGCGAAGTATCTCCCAATGCCATCCTTCTGGACGAAGAGCAACATGCCAAGTTGGGAATCATCAGCCCATGGCTTGTCCCGGATAAAGTGTATGTGGATCCATCCTTGACCCGGGGATTGCCACCTCAGGTAACTGCTTTTACAGGAATCGATGCACTTACCCATTGTATTGAAGCTTATACCAACCGCTTTGCCCATCCCATGGTAGACACCTTTGCACTGGAAGGCATCAGGCTGATCTCGACCAACCTCAAAAAAGCTTATGAAAATGGGAATGATCTGGAAGCACGTTCCAACCTTTCTTTGGGAAGTGTGTACGGAGGGATGTGCCTTGGCCCGGTAAATACTGCAGCTGTTCATGCCCTTGCCTATCCCCTTGGAAGTGATTATAAAATTGCCCATGGCATATCAAATGCTTTGATGTTGACCTATATTATGGAATTCAACCTTTCAAGTTCAGAAAACCGCTATGCCAATATTGCCAGGGGAGCGGGAATTAGCAACAGCAAATCAGATCATGAAGCAGCTCTGGAAAGTATATCCTTCTTCAGAAAACTTATAAAGGATTGCGGAATGCCTTTAAAACTATCAGAAATCGGCATTCCTTACGGTGACATTAAAAAACTTGCAGAATCAGCATTACTGGTCCAACGGCTTCTAAAAAACAATCCAAGGGAAATATCCCTTGCTGATGCCGAATCAATTTATCAAAAAGCCTACTAG
- a CDS encoding dihydrodipicolinate synthase family protein, which produces MKPKQTLYKGAIIPMVTPINEDLTVDVESTARILDTFMEASVSPFVLGTTGESLSLSTGQKTLLVQTTINHINHRVSVYAGISGNCLAESIEQANQFAGYGVDAVVAHLPFYYPLSDNQIIRYFLQLADNIKCPLIIYNMPGTTHLSIPIEIIDKLSFHPNIAGVKDSEKGLERLEQSVKLWNKRPDFVYLMGCAVQSAIALHKGADGIVPSLGNFVPQLYGKLYNAILNDDNGTAELLQSQSNEIATIYQKDKTLSQSIPALKTMMSAIGLCKPYAMPPMITLSDEEQKIIRNQALEVHEKFSSLFPQPVKQGASN; this is translated from the coding sequence ATGAAACCAAAACAAACACTATATAAGGGAGCTATCATTCCAATGGTCACCCCCATTAACGAGGACCTTACGGTGGATGTTGAATCCACCGCAAGAATCCTCGATACTTTTATGGAGGCCAGTGTTTCTCCGTTTGTGCTTGGAACTACGGGTGAATCCCTATCCTTATCGACCGGACAAAAAACCTTATTGGTACAAACGACAATTAACCATATAAATCACAGAGTCAGTGTTTATGCAGGTATTTCAGGAAACTGTTTGGCCGAATCAATTGAACAGGCCAATCAATTTGCAGGATATGGAGTAGATGCAGTTGTAGCACATCTGCCTTTCTATTATCCTTTATCAGACAATCAAATAATTCGATATTTTCTGCAACTGGCCGACAACATTAAATGCCCGTTAATTATATACAATATGCCGGGCACGACCCATTTATCAATACCCATCGAAATAATTGACAAATTGAGTTTTCACCCCAACATTGCAGGAGTCAAAGATTCTGAAAAAGGGTTGGAAAGGCTTGAACAGTCTGTTAAACTTTGGAACAAACGGCCCGATTTTGTTTATCTGATGGGCTGTGCCGTTCAATCCGCAATTGCCCTGCATAAAGGAGCAGATGGAATCGTACCCAGCCTGGGCAATTTTGTGCCCCAACTTTATGGGAAATTATACAATGCCATTCTGAATGATGATAACGGTACTGCAGAATTATTGCAGTCACAGTCCAACGAAATAGCAACAATTTATCAAAAGGATAAAACATTAAGCCAGTCCATCCCTGCATTAAAAACGATGATGTCGGCAATTGGTTTGTGCAAACCCTACGCGATGCCGCCTATGATCACCCTGAGCGACGAAGAACAAAAAATAATCAGAAACCAGGCCTTGGAAGTTCATGAAAAATTTTCCAGTCTTTTCCCTCAACCAGTAAAGCAGGGAGCAAGTAATTAA